A genomic window from Brassica oleracea var. oleracea cultivar TO1000 chromosome C8, BOL, whole genome shotgun sequence includes:
- the LOC106312615 gene encoding triose phosphate/phosphate translocator, non-green plastid, chloroplastic translates to MQSSAVFSASPSLPLLKPGRLSLRHPVTASSNLSVSPPNVVSVPPLPRRSWRLASSDSPLRAWSGLPSVSSPSLDTNRFKTAATAVPEEGEGSGKMTKVLELGLLFAMWYLFNIYFNIYNKQVLKALHAPMTVTLVQFAVGSVLITFMWALNLYKRPKISAAQLAAILPLAVVHTLGNLFTNMSLGKVSVSFTHTIKAMEPFFSVVLSAMFLGEVPTPWVIGSIIPIVGGVALASVTEVSFNWAGFLSAMASNLTNQSRNVLSKKVMVKKDDSLDNITLFSIITLMSLFLMAPVTFFSEGIKFTPSYIQSAGVNVQQIYTKSLIAALCFHAYQQVSYMILARVSPVTHSVGNCVKRVVVIVSSVIFFKTPVSPVNAFGTGIALAGVFLYSRVKRIKPKPKTA, encoded by the exons ATGCAGAGCTCCGCCGTCTTCTCCGCCTCTCCCTCCCTCCCTCTCCTGAAACCAGGCCGCCTCTCCCTTCGCCATCCCGTCACCGCCTCCTCGAATCTCAGCGTCTCTCCTCCGAATGTCGTCTCTGTTCCTCCTCTACCTCGCCGATCTTGGCGTCTCGCCTCTTCCGACTCGCCGCTTCGCGCCTGGTCCGGTCTCCCTTCCGTATCCTCCCCTTCCCTCGACACTAACCGCTTCAAAACTGCAGCTACGGCAGTTCCGGAGGAAGGAGAAGGAAGTGGAAAGATGACTAAGGTTCTGGAGCTCGGCTTGCTGTTTGCGATGTGGTACCTTTTCAATATCTACTTCAACATCTACAACAAGCAG GTTTTGAAAGCTCTTCACGCCCCAATGACTGTCACTTTAGTTCAGTTTGCCGTCGGTAGTGTCCTCATTACCTTCATGTGGGCTCTTAACCTTTACAAGAGGCCCAAGATCTCTGCTGCTCAG CTTGCGGCCATCTTGCCACTTGCAGTTGTGCACACTCTTGGTAATCTCTTTACTAACATGAGCCTCGGGAAAGTCTCTGTTTCCTTTACTCACACCATTAAAGCCATGGAGCCTTTCTTCTCCGTTGTCTTGTCTGCTATGTTTCTCGGCGAG GTGCCTACTCCATGGGTCATCGGTTCCATTATTCCAATCGTTGGTGGAGTTGCACTTGCTTCAGTGACAGAGGTCTCATTCAACTG GGCTGGCTTTTTGAGTGCAATGGCTTCAAACTTGACTAACCAATCCCGTAACGTGCTTAGCAAAAAAGTCATGGTCAAGAAAGAT GATTCTTTGGACAACATCACCCTCTTCTCTATAATAACGTTGATGTCTCTCTTTCTGATGGCCCCTGTGACTTTCTTCTCCGAAGGAATCAAGTTCACTCCGTCATACATCCAATCAGCT GGTGTGAATGTTCAACAAATCTACACGAAGTCTCTTATTGCTGCACTCTGCTTCCACGCATACCAGCAG GTGTCGTACATGATATTGGCGAGAGTATCACCCGTAACACATTCTGTAGGAAACTGTGTGAAGCGTGTGGTGGTCATCGTGAGCTCTGTCATCTTCTTCAAGACACCGGTCTCGCCTGTTAATGCTTTTG GAACCGGAATCGCCCTAGCGGGAGTTTTCTTATACTCCAGAGTGAAGCGTATCAAGCCAAAGCCTAAGACTGCCTAA
- the LOC106308616 gene encoding glutathione S-transferase T3-like has protein sequence MAFWKRIATYFASSPKLAGLQKIEPRHCKQRWEKISEGVCMISEGVCMVRATKDKSSGQNENDVMKMTHEIFFNDYKVKFTLEHAWLELRHDQKWCGASSTKDNVKSKIRKFDDQSAQSLTFVPCSDGEDEKMARPVGVKAEKAKGKRYVRKPTTLEEEGKPLVEFQSMWEIRQK, from the coding sequence ATGGCGTTTTGGAAACGAATTGCAACTTATTTTGCATCAAGTCCAAAGCTTGCTGGTTTGCAAAAGATAGAGCCAAGACACTGTAAACAAAGGTGGGAGAAGATTAGTGAGGGTGTATGCATGATTAGTGAGGGTGTATGCATGGTTAGAGCAACGAAAGATAAATCTAGTGGGCAGAATGAGAACGATGTTATGAAAATGACTCATGAAATATTCTTCAATGATTACAAGGTCAAGTTCACACTTGAGCATGCATGGTTAGAGCTTCGCCATGATCAGAAATGGTGTGGAGCTTCTTCTACTAAAGATAATGTAAAGTCAAAAATAAGAAAGTTTGATGACCAATCCGCACAGTCATTAACCTTTGTGCCATGTAGCGATGGAGAGGATGAAAAAATGGCTCGGCCTGTTGGCGTTAAAGCAGAAAAGGCCAAAGGTAAACGGTATGTGAGAAAGCCAACGACTTTGGAAGAGGAGGGGAAGCCGCTTGTGGAGTTTCAGAGCATGTGGGAGATAAGACAAAAATGA
- the LOC106310926 gene encoding aspartic proteinase CDR1-like, with protein sequence MASIFFSVLLALSVLSSPFLLNANAHTKLGFSADLIHRDSPKSPFYNPTETSAQRLRNVVHRSVNRVVHFNGKDASVNSPQTEITSDGGEYLMNISLGTPPFPIMAIADTGSDLLWTQCKPCDDCYTQDGPLFDPKASSTYKDVSCSSRQCTALENQATCSTEDNTCSYTLSYGDKSYTKGNVAADTVTLGSTDNRPVQLKNIVIGCGHNNAGTFSKKGSGIIGLGGGSVSLISQLGDSIDGKFSYCLVPLSSDNDKTSKINFGTNAVVSGNGTVSTPLITKSQATFYYLTLESVSVGSKSIKYPSVSDSYGSSGKGNIIIDSGTTLTMFATDFYSELEDAVASSIDAEKINDPQNVLSLCYSATAKLNVPVITMHFDGADVKLDSSNAFIQISEDLVCFAFRGDDQLAIYGNIAQMNFLVGYDTVSKTVSFKPADCAKM encoded by the coding sequence ATGGCTTCTATATTCTTTTCAGTTCTCTTGGCTCTATCAGTACTCTCTTCACCCTTTCTCCTAAACGCAAACGCTCATACAAAACTTGGCTTCAGCGCGGATCTGATCCACCGCGACTCTCCTAAATCGCCTTTCTACAATCCGACAGAAACCTCTGCTCAGCGTCTAAGAAACGTGGTTCACCGATCCGTAAACCGTGTTGTCCATTTCAACGGAAAAGATGCATCAGTTAACTCACCTCAAACTGAGATAACCTCAGATGGAGGTGAATATCTCATGAATATATCGCTGGGGACTCCTCCCTTCCCGATCATGGCGATCGCTGACACGGGAAGCGATCTCCTATGGACCCAGTGCAAGCCATGCGATGACTGTTACACTCAGGATGGTCCTCTTTTTGACCCTAAAGCGTCTTCTACATACAAAGACGTTTCTTGCTCCTCAAGACAATGTACTGCCCTTGAGAATCAAGCCACTTGTTCGACAGAAGACAACACTTGCTCCTACACTTTGTCTTACGGGGACAAGTCTTACACAAAGGGTAATGTTGCCGCCGACACCGTAACGCTTGGCTCCACTGATAACCGCCCCGTGCAGCTCAAAAATATCGTCATTGGATGTGGTCACAATAACGCTGGAACATTCAGCAAGAAGGGCTCTGGAATCATTGGACTTGGTGGCGGTTCGGTTTCGCTCATTTCGCAACTCGGAGACTCAATCGATGGCAAATTCTCGTACTGCTTGGTCCCTCTCTCTTCAGATAACGATAAAACAAGCAAGATCAACTTTGGAACTAATGCGGTTGTGTCGGGAAATGGAACTGTCTCAACTCCATTGATCACAAAATCGCAAGCAACATTCTATTACCTAACCCTAGAATCCGTTAGCGTGGGTAGCAAGAGTATCAAATACCCATCGGTATCAGATTCTTATGGAAGCAGCGGCAAGGGGAACATCATCATCGACTCTGGCACAACTCTGACCATGTTCGCAACCGACTTTTACTCCGAACTCGAAGATGCGGTTGCGTCCTCAATCGATGCTGAGAAAATTAACGATCCACAAAACGTGTTGAGTCTGTGTTACAGCGCAACCGCTAAGCTGAATGTTCCAGTCATTACTATGCATTTCGATGGAGCAGATGTGAAGTTAGACTCCTCCAATGCCTTCATACAAATCTCTGAGGATTTGGTTTGCTTCGCCTTCCGTGGGGACGACCAGTTGGCCATTTACGGGAATATAGCACAGATGAACTTCCTTGTTGGCTACGACACCGTTTCTAAAACGGTCTCATTCAAGCCAGCAGATTGTGCAAAAATGTAG